The genomic segment AACCGCTTCCACGTCATGTCGTACGGCGATGTCGTCAGCGGCCCCCGCAACGTCGCGGGCGCCGAGGACCTGGGCCGCTACCTGCGTTCGGTCGGGCGGTGACGGCGACAGTGACCCCCACGCACACCGTCACCGCCCCGGTCCACGACCACATCACCGACGCGATAAAGGCCCCGGACCTGCTGCGCCTGTCCGACAACGTCGTCCTCGCCCGCTTCGAGACCCTCAAGGTGTACGCCGCCCTCGGCGCCGTCCGCACGCTGCTCGAACGCGGAACCGTCACACCGGGACAGACCCTCGTCGACAGCTCCAGCGGCATCTACGCGCTCGCCCTGGCCATGGCCTGCCACCGCTACGGCCTGCACTGCCACATCGTCGCCTCCACCACGGTCGACGCCACGATGCGCGCCCAGCTGGAGGTGCTCGGCGCCACCGTGGACCAGATGCCGCCCTCGGAGGACCTGCGGCTCGACCAGGAGGGCAGGGTCCGGCGCGTCCGCCGGCTGCTGGCCGAGCGGCCCGGCATGCACTGGATGCGGCAGTACCACGACGCCGTCCACTACACCGGCTACCGGGAGTTCGCCGCGCTCGTCGACCGCGCGCTGCCCGGCGTACCGCTGACCGTCGTCGGGGCCGTGGGCACGGGATCGTCGAGCGGCGGCCTCGTCGAGGCGCTGCGCGGACGCGACCGTGACGTACGCCTGCTGGGCGTGCAGCCCTTCGGCAGCGTCACGTTCGGCAGCGAGCGGTTCAGCGACCCCGAGGCGATCATCGCCGGGATCGGCAGCTCCATCCCCTTCGACAACGTCCACCACGACCTGTACGACACCCTCCACTGGCTCGACTTCCGGCACGCCATGGCGGGTGCGGTGGGACTGCTGCGCGACCATGCGGTGTTCGCCGGTCTCTCGACGGGTGCGGGGCACCTGGTCGCGGGCTGGGAGGCCGCGCGCGACCCCGAGCGCACCCACCTCGTCATCGGCGCCGACACCGGACACCGCTACACCGACCGCGTCTTCGCCCGCCACCGCGAGGCACTCGACCCGCGCACGCTGAAACCGCACCAGATCACCGACCTCGCGGACCTCACTCCGCCCTGGTCGGCGATGGAGTGGAACCGGCGCCGGTACGAGGTACGGGGTGGCGACGGCGGGGGAGGCGTACCCGCGCCGACCAAGGCGCAGCTCGTACGGGAGACACATCCGCTCATGCTCGCGGGCGACGGCCC from the Streptomyces venezuelae genome contains:
- a CDS encoding pyridoxal-phosphate dependent enzyme, giving the protein MTATVTPTHTVTAPVHDHITDAIKAPDLLRLSDNVVLARFETLKVYAALGAVRTLLERGTVTPGQTLVDSSSGIYALALAMACHRYGLHCHIVASTTVDATMRAQLEVLGATVDQMPPSEDLRLDQEGRVRRVRRLLAERPGMHWMRQYHDAVHYTGYREFAALVDRALPGVPLTVVGAVGTGSSSGGLVEALRGRDRDVRLLGVQPFGSVTFGSERFSDPEAIIAGIGSSIPFDNVHHDLYDTLHWLDFRHAMAGAVGLLRDHAVFAGLSTGAGHLVAGWEAARDPERTHLVIGADTGHRYTDRVFARHREALDPRTLKPHQITDLADLTPPWSAMEWNRRRYEVRGGDGGGGVPAPTKAQLVRETHPLMLAGDGPLGATHQEDQAR